The Acidovorax sp. RAC01 genomic sequence CGATTCGAGCGCAGGAATGATGCCTTCGGTGCGGCACAGATAGTGGAAGGCTTCCAGCGCCTCCTTGTCGGTGATGCCCACGTATTCGGCGCGGCCGATTTCCTGCAGCCAAGCGTGCTCGGGGCCTACGCCGGGGTAGTCCAGCCCGGCACTGATGCTGTGCGTTTCCGTGATCTGGCCGTTGTCATCCTGGAGGATGAATGTGCGGTTGCCGTGCAACACGCCGGCACTGCCTTTTTGCAGCGAGGCCGAATGCCGCCCCGACTCCAGCCCTTCGCCAGCCGCTTCGACGCCGATCAGCCGGGTCTTTTCGAACGGGATGTAGGGGTGGAAGATGCCCATGGCGTTGCTGCCGCCGCCCACGCAGGCAATCACTGCGTCGGGCTGATCGCCCAGCACCTTCTGCTCGGCCAGCATGGCGGGCATCTGCTCGATACATTCCTTGCCGATCACGCTCTGGAAGTCGCGCACCATCATCGGGTAGGGGTGGGGGCCCGCCACGGTTCCGATGATGTAGAAGGTGTTATCGACATTGGCCACCCAGTCGCGCATGGCGTCGTTCAGGGCGTCTTTCAGCGTCTTGCTACCCGATTCCACCGGGACCACAGTGGCGCCCAGCAGCTTCATGCGGTACACGTTGGGACTCTGGCGCTTGACGTCTTCCGCGCCCATGTACACCACGCATTCCAGGCCGTAGCGGGCGCAGATGGTGGCGGTGGCCACGCCGTGCTGGCCCGCGCCGGTTTCGGCAATCACGCGCGGCTTGCCCATGCGTTTGGCCAGCATGGCCTGGCCGATCACGTTGTTGATTTTGTGGGCGCCGGTGTGGTTCAGGTCTTCACGCTTGAGGTAGATCTGCGCCCCACCCATTTCGCGGCTCGTCCGGGCCGCGTGATAGATCGGCGAGGGCCGCCCGACGAAGTGCTTGAGCTCGTAGTTGAACTCGGCCAGAAACTCGGGGTCGTGCTGGTAGCGCGCGTACGCGTCGCGCAGTTCCTGGATGGCGTGGGTCAGGGTTTCGCTGACGAAGCTGCCGCCATAGGGGCCAAAGTGGCCCGCGGTGTCAGGTTGCTGATAGGAGGTCATGAAGGTTCTTTGCAAGCTGTGCATCGGCCGCGCGCACGGCGGCTACGAAGCGTTGGATTTTTTCGGCGTCCTTGATGCCCTTGACAGGCTTGCCATCGGGGCCATCGGCCTCGACGCCGGAGCTGACATCAACCGCCAGCGTCTTGCAACGCGGGCGGACTTGCAAAATGCCATCGGTCACGTTTGCAGGCGTGAGTCCACCAGACAAAACGAGGTGAGAGCTGACGCTTGGTGGAAGGAGTGACCAATTGAATGCCTTGCCGCTGCCGCCATACCCCTCGACGTGGGCATCGAGCAGTATCGCTTGCGCGTGAGAATGATCGTTCGCGTATTTTACGAGGTCGAACTGCGCCGCACCGTCGCCAAGGGGAATCCTGGCGGCCCGCAGATAGGCCCTGCTGGGGCTGGCGGCGCCCGCCATGCACTCTTGCGGGCTTTCGTCACCATGAAACTGGAGCACGCAGCCGGGTACGAGCGCGCTGATGGCCTGCACGGTAGCGGTGGCCTCGTTCACAAACAGCAGCACCGGCGACACAAAGGGCGGAAGCCGCCTGGCCAGTTGTGCTGCGCGTTCTGGCGATACCGCGCGCGGACTGGGGGCGTACATCACAAAACCGATGGCGTCTGCGCCAGCGGCGACCGCTGCGTCCACATCTTCCTCACGGGTGAGTCCGCAGATCTTGATGCGCGTTCTCGCCGTGGTGGAGGGCAGCCCAGAATCCGGATGGCCCGCCAGGTGGTCGTGCGCCCTCCAGCTGCGGCCTTCGGTACCCTGCTGCCCCGTCCCTGGCTGCGATGGGTACCGTGGGCGTGGGGCGTCAGAAGTCGTGGTCATGGAAGCCAATCATACGCAGCCGTGCGCTCGGGCAGGCCCCAGCGGGCTTCGTAGACAGGTCCCAAAAAGTACAGGCCATCGGGCGAGAACGTGGGGGCTGCCGCATCGCGCGACCTCGCCTGCAGCACCTGCTCCATCCAGCGTGCGGGCTTGTCGCCTTGGCCCACGGCGATCAGGCACCCCATGATGTTCCGGATCATGTGGTGCAAAAAGGCATTGGCCTCGAATTCAAAGCGCCAGTAGCACGGCGCCCAGCCCAGTTCGTGGTGCGGTGCCTGCATGCCCCTGCGCGTGATGCGGATGGGCTGGAGCGTCTTGATCGGTGATTTGGCCTGGCAGGCCGAGGCGCGAAATGACGTGAAGTCGTGTTCGCCCACGAGCCGGTCGGCCGCGTCCTGCATGGCGTCATGGTCCAGAGGGCGGAACACCCACCCAACCCGGCCTGCCTCGACGCTGGGCCGCACAGGAGACTGCAGCAGAACGTAGGCGTAGCGCCGGGCGGTTGCGCTGCCGCGCGCGTGGAACGCATCCGGCACCGGCTGCGCCCATTGCACTGCGATATCCGGGGGTAAAAACGTGTTGGTGCCGCGCACCCACGAGGCGGCAGGGCGGTCAAGCACGGTGTCGAAGTGCACCACCTGCATCAGACCGTGCACGCCGGCATCGGTGCGGCCAGCGCACAGCGTGCCCACGCGGTGCGTGGCAAAACGCGCCAGCGCTGCTTCAAGCTTGTCCTGGATGGTGTTGCCAGAAAGCTGGCTTTGCCAGCCGCTGTAGGCCTGGCCGTTGTAGCTCACGCCCAATGCCACCCGCGTCATCGGGTGACCCCGGGGCAGCATCGCGAACTGATGGGCTGCGTACTGCCGCGGTGCATCAGCCGAGGTCGGCCAACATCCGCTGGGCGCGGGTCTTGAGCGGACCTGTGGCTTCGGCAACCACCTCTTCGATCAGCGTGCGGGCGCCGTCGGTATCGCCGATGGCGTTGAATTCCTCGGCCAGTGCGAGCTTGGTGGCCAGCGGGTCATCCTGCGCGGCTGCCGATCCGTCGTCCTCGTCGTCCAGCCCGTCCACGCTTGGCAGCGTCGGGGCGACTTGCGCAGCAGGGCGAGCCATCGGTTGCGAAGGCGCGTTCAGGTCGAGGGACAGTTCACCCAGATCAAACTCCATGGGCGCGGAGTCCTGGGGCTCTGCCGTGAGGGGCATCGGGCCAGAGGGCGCCATGCTCAGGTCATCCACCCTCGGAAAGTCCAGGTTGTCTGCCATGGGGGCCGGTGCTATCGGGCTGGGCGCCGTCTCTTGCGGGGCCCAGGCTGCGGACGAGGACGCTTCGAGTCCGGGACGAAGGGTGGAGATGTCGTCGGAATCCGAAAGGCTGTCTTCACGGCGAGCCGATACAGCAGCCGCGGCTGCGGCGAAGCCGCCGGGCGCCGCTGGTGCCTCGGTCAGCGCATCGTCTGGAAGGTCGAGATCCAGGTCGAGATCC encodes the following:
- the trpB gene encoding tryptophan synthase subunit beta: MTSYQQPDTAGHFGPYGGSFVSETLTHAIQELRDAYARYQHDPEFLAEFNYELKHFVGRPSPIYHAARTSREMGGAQIYLKREDLNHTGAHKINNVIGQAMLAKRMGKPRVIAETGAGQHGVATATICARYGLECVVYMGAEDVKRQSPNVYRMKLLGATVVPVESGSKTLKDALNDAMRDWVANVDNTFYIIGTVAGPHPYPMMVRDFQSVIGKECIEQMPAMLAEQKVLGDQPDAVIACVGGGSNAMGIFHPYIPFEKTRLIGVEAAGEGLESGRHSASLQKGSAGVLHGNRTFILQDDNGQITETHSISAGLDYPGVGPEHAWLQEIGRAEYVGITDKEALEAFHYLCRTEGIIPALESSHAVAYAMKLAKTMRPDQSILINLSGRGDKDIGTVADLSGADFYCRPSCQGQSVKGGEQTVKVMIK
- the truA gene encoding tRNA pseudouridine(38-40) synthase TruA; this translates as MTRVALGVSYNGQAYSGWQSQLSGNTIQDKLEAALARFATHRVGTLCAGRTDAGVHGLMQVVHFDTVLDRPAASWVRGTNTFLPPDIAVQWAQPVPDAFHARGSATARRYAYVLLQSPVRPSVEAGRVGWVFRPLDHDAMQDAADRLVGEHDFTSFRASACQAKSPIKTLQPIRITRRGMQAPHHELGWAPCYWRFEFEANAFLHHMIRNIMGCLIAVGQGDKPARWMEQVLQARSRDAAAPTFSPDGLYFLGPVYEARWGLPERTAAYDWLP
- a CDS encoding phosphoribosylanthranilate isomerase encodes the protein MPSTTARTRIKICGLTREEDVDAAVAAGADAIGFVMYAPSPRAVSPERAAQLARRLPPFVSPVLLFVNEATATVQAISALVPGCVLQFHGDESPQECMAGAASPSRAYLRAARIPLGDGAAQFDLVKYANDHSHAQAILLDAHVEGYGGSGKAFNWSLLPPSVSSHLVLSGGLTPANVTDGILQVRPRCKTLAVDVSSGVEADGPDGKPVKGIKDAEKIQRFVAAVRAADAQLAKNLHDLLSAT